From Quercus robur chromosome 8, dhQueRobu3.1, whole genome shotgun sequence:
GTTTCATTTATATCATGCTTAGCCTACCACCCATTTGATAAAATGTCACtgtgaaattattgtaatacatttttgtttttgtttctgtgACTGATGGGCTTATGTGATAATCAGCATAAAACATACTTagttttgtgtttatgtttccCACTCTTATCTCTTTGTTATTAAATGGGCATGTCATGCTGTGTCTTGAATCTTTTGAAACTGGCTGCTACACTGTATTCTTAAGGCTGAGTTATTGAATTTTGGCTTTCTTAAGCCAGGTTTATTTGCAATCCACTTTTTGTTAGTTTTGGGGAACGGGAGACCGTGGCCTTGATTGGTGGATTTGGTAAAAGTGACTCAAGATGATAGAGGGTTCAGATGCTCTAGTAGATTTATTATGAAGAAGTCATGAAGATTAAAAGGGTTTGACGAGGCTCTTCTGCATTTAACCATCTAATACAGAATGAAAAACTAGCTCATTCATTATTGTTGAAAGAATGCTAGGCTCCATAGTGGTTGGAGAATTTCTTCAACCAAAATAGTTGAAATCAATGGTTTATTTCTACTAGGATATAAAAATGTAATAGTATTAGGTTGGATGATTTAATTCAATGAATTTGGTTTTGGATCATTTTGAAAGTTTTGGCATGTATACAAGCATCATGTTTAGGGGCATTTTATTACTCTTACAATTTTGTTGgagcttattttctttttgttagtaTTAATGAGAATGCTTTGTATTGTGACGCAGGAAGAAGGAGAGAAGTAAGTATTGGATTGGAGAATGAGCAGCTCTGAAGCATTGCAAGCTGCCAAGGTGTATAGGGAGCTTCTCAAAGCTGTCAAGAAGCACATTCCCAAGGAGGATGGCAAGAAGCGTTTCAAAGAATATGTAACCAATGAGTTCCGAAACAACTCCACGCTTTCGGACCCTTCATCTGTCCACCAGAAAATCAAGCTCGCTCATGACTACACCCTTCTACTTAATAGCGTCCACCATCACAAGGCACACACTTTCTCCATTTCAtcacactttttttaaaataaaacactgTTCATTTTCAAAGGGTGCTGTGCTTGTAACAGTAGAAGTATTTGATACAGTTTTGtgtagccttttttttttggttgggggggtgggggtggtgAGGTTGGTGTACTTATTAGGTTTTGAAACTATGACCTTACTCTTTGTCCATTCTTATGGGAGGAAGAAGTGCCATTTGAGTGAGAGCTCATTGGGTGAAGGGCTAATTTTGTTAATGGTGTGAATATGATGTAGTACTTTTCTTGGTTATCTTCTTTTTGCTACGGAGCTATGAATTCAGTTTTGTCTGAATAATATTTCTGTTTTTCCATTTAAcaatttaacttttattatagaagaaaattataacataatatTCTATTTTTAACTCTAATGTTGATTGTGGCAGGACCTACTGTTCTCTTACAACATTGCTGTGGATAGAt
This genomic window contains:
- the LOC126697321 gene encoding uncharacterized protein LOC126697321, with translation MSSSEALQAAKVYRELLKAVKKHIPKEDGKKRFKEYVTNEFRNNSTLSDPSSVHQKIKLAHDYTLLLNSVHHHKDLLFSYNIAVDRSEEMKRVLGKSAASVGLQLPDVYQP